A genome region from Pseudoalteromonas tetraodonis includes the following:
- the zntB gene encoding zinc transporter ZntB: MINGLLHALILDEKGGARPIENSKQLHQWQPTDGKLWVHMDYSQTDAVDWLKNCGLLNDYELESLTADETRPRITPTTNGHMLFLRGINLNPAQSPEDMVSIRLFINNDVVITTRKRRLLSVQDILASLNNNEGPCSISELVCTLAHKLTSRMQTVIDELDESLDDFEEEIDEPSKKFDNQGLSQLRRQTIALKRYLKPQKEALSSMVNNHYPWLFDDDKAKLNETTNLLIRYLEELDSSIERALVIQQTITNQVSEQLNQRMYVMSVVAALFLPLGFLTGLLGVNVGGIPGTESPYAFTAFVVFLIVLTGGIGIYFKNKKWL; this comes from the coding sequence ATGATTAATGGCTTACTTCATGCGCTTATTCTTGATGAAAAAGGCGGTGCACGCCCCATAGAAAACAGCAAGCAATTACACCAATGGCAACCTACTGATGGAAAACTGTGGGTGCATATGGACTACAGCCAAACAGATGCGGTGGATTGGTTAAAAAACTGCGGGCTGTTAAACGACTATGAACTGGAATCACTCACTGCTGATGAAACGCGTCCACGAATAACGCCAACAACTAATGGCCATATGTTATTTTTACGCGGGATCAACTTAAACCCAGCACAAAGCCCTGAAGACATGGTATCTATTCGGTTATTTATAAATAACGATGTGGTGATCACCACGCGTAAGCGCCGATTATTATCAGTGCAAGATATTCTAGCCTCGTTGAATAATAATGAGGGACCATGCAGTATTTCTGAATTGGTGTGTACATTAGCGCACAAGCTCACTTCACGTATGCAAACAGTAATTGATGAGCTAGATGAAAGCTTAGATGATTTTGAAGAGGAAATTGATGAGCCCAGTAAAAAGTTTGATAACCAAGGCTTGTCGCAACTTCGCCGTCAAACCATCGCGCTAAAACGTTACTTAAAACCACAAAAAGAAGCACTCAGTAGCATGGTTAATAATCATTACCCATGGCTTTTTGACGATGATAAAGCCAAGCTAAATGAAACCACCAATTTACTTATTCGCTATTTAGAAGAGCTCGATAGTTCAATAGAGCGCGCACTTGTTATCCAACAAACCATTACAAATCAGGTCTCTGAGCAATTAAATCAGCGGATGTATGTAATGTCGGTGGTAGCTGCTTTATTTTTACCGCTGGGCTTTTTAACGGGATTATTGGGGGTCAATGTCGGCGGTATACCTGGAACAGAAAGCCCCTATGCATTCACTGCATTTGTGGTGTTTTTAATTGTTTTAACTGGTGGGATTGGTATTTACTTTAAAAATAAAAAGTGGCTGTAA
- a CDS encoding ATP-dependent zinc protease family protein translates to MTTKITVGWREWLSLPELGIEQIKAKIDTGARTSCIHAINIEEYEVEGEKWVKFIAQPLQEDEQTQITCNAKVKKMKYVTSSSGQKELRYFIETTLHAGEFSWPIEITLTSRASMKFRMLLGRTAMENRIVVDPALSHLL, encoded by the coding sequence ATGACGACAAAAATAACAGTTGGTTGGCGTGAGTGGTTGAGTTTACCCGAGCTGGGCATCGAGCAAATTAAAGCAAAAATAGATACCGGTGCGCGTACTTCCTGTATTCATGCAATTAATATTGAAGAATATGAAGTGGAAGGCGAAAAATGGGTTAAATTTATAGCCCAACCATTGCAAGAAGACGAGCAAACGCAAATTACCTGCAATGCCAAAGTTAAAAAAATGAAGTACGTTACCAGCTCTAGTGGCCAAAAAGAATTGCGTTACTTTATTGAAACTACATTACATGCTGGCGAATTTAGTTGGCCAATAGAAATTACATTAACAAGTCGTGCGTCAATGAAGTTTAGAATGTTATTAGGACGCACAGCTATGGAAAATCGTATAGTCGTTGATCCGGCTTTATCACATTTATTATAA
- a CDS encoding 1-acylglycerol-3-phosphate O-acyltransferase yields MLAVIRILIMLLFILLSCFFGLLLSIFRPFHPNNVHVIASWFGSMAKMLGVKLELKYHPDALKVGPAVYVANHQNSYDLFTIPAMVPKNCVSVGKKSLKWIPFFGQLYWLSGNILIDRSNRSKAAGTISKAAAKIKQKGLSVWMFPEGTRSYGRGLLPFKTGAFHTAMSAEVPVVPVCMNTTDKTIKLNRWDNGTIYIEMLAPIALDNSISAREHAKSVHSIMAAKITELDAQVREK; encoded by the coding sequence TTGCTAGCTGTTATACGTATTTTAATAATGCTGTTGTTTATATTATTAAGTTGTTTTTTTGGTTTGTTGTTATCAATATTTAGACCATTTCATCCTAATAATGTGCATGTTATTGCAAGTTGGTTTGGCTCAATGGCTAAAATGCTTGGGGTTAAATTAGAACTAAAATATCATCCCGATGCGCTTAAGGTGGGGCCTGCTGTGTATGTAGCGAATCATCAAAATAGCTACGATTTATTTACTATTCCAGCCATGGTACCAAAAAATTGTGTGAGCGTTGGCAAAAAAAGTCTTAAATGGATCCCATTTTTTGGGCAGCTTTATTGGTTGTCGGGTAATATTTTAATCGACCGTTCAAATCGTTCAAAAGCTGCTGGCACAATCTCAAAAGCAGCGGCTAAAATAAAACAAAAAGGCTTATCGGTGTGGATGTTCCCTGAGGGGACGCGTAGTTATGGTCGTGGTTTACTCCCCTTTAAAACCGGTGCATTTCATACCGCAATGAGTGCAGAGGTGCCTGTTGTGCCAGTATGTATGAACACAACCGATAAAACCATTAAACTAAATCGCTGGGATAATGGTACAATTTACATTGAAATGTTAGCCCCCATAGCACTTGATAACAGTATCAGTGCCCGTGAACATGCTAAAAGTGTGCACAGTATTATGGCTGCTAAAATAACAGAATTAGATGCTCAAGTGAGAGAGAAATAA
- the rraB gene encoding ribonuclease E inhibitor RraB, producing MENWREISEDIVTSLLEDGSDPEILYEVEHHFVCEDFTKLEQAALAAFKLGYDVEEPAELELEDGEKIWSFDIVVEAELDVDVIMEDVDKLAQLAVECDVEYDGWGTYFQE from the coding sequence ATGGAAAACTGGCGTGAAATAAGTGAAGACATCGTAACTTCACTACTTGAAGATGGTTCCGATCCAGAAATTCTTTATGAAGTAGAACACCACTTTGTATGTGAAGACTTTACTAAGTTAGAACAAGCGGCATTGGCTGCGTTTAAACTAGGTTACGATGTAGAAGAGCCAGCAGAACTTGAGCTTGAAGACGGTGAAAAAATTTGGAGTTTTGACATTGTTGTTGAAGCCGAATTAGATGTCGACGTGATAATGGAAGACGTTGACAAACTCGCGCAACTTGCTGTTGAATGCGATGTTGAATACGACGGTTGGGGCACTTACTTTCAAGAGTAA